CTTTTTCCGTTGGTCGAAACCTAACCCACAAGAATGGATGCAGACACGTTTGTCtttaaaaacattatgaaaagCAGAACGAGTTGGATACAAGATCACCAACTAGTAAGGACAAACATGGAAGACTCTTTAAACGAGTTTTCTTTTCTGCATCTTCCTCTGCTGCTTCCCTTCTGGACACTGGACTTCTCGAACTGTTTGAATATCATATGGTATCAAACACGGACCTGATTAAGTCTATTGCTAGAGATCTGCCGTATCCCAGAAGGCTAATGGACGAGACTACTCATATTATATAGATGCAATTTCAATAACCTAACATCTTGACAAATCTTACATGAGTACCCCGCGGCCACAACATTGTAGAAGTTTCGTCGCTAAAAAAGTCGGCATTAGTGACAATTCGTAGGAGCTATAGCAATGACGGtccataaattttcaaattttagccATTTGGATGACGTTGGCTTTTACTATAACAACACAAAAAGTCGTTTTTTTCATGACCATTGTCAAATTTAATGcacaattccttttttttttcaaattatattaATTTAGCTAATTTTACTTGAATGGTAGGATCAAATTGCCAAGAATTGGTCAAAAGTGTGTTTTTGTGTTCTAGAGCAAGTTCACATGATCACATCGTGATTTGGACTCGGCTGTATATGTGTCAACCCGCAGGACACGGTAATGGAATTGAAAAGGAGAGTAATCGAAGACTAATACCTGCCAAACGGCTAAACGAGTTTGAACGGCACGGGCACCCAGCAAACCTAAGCTTTCACATTTGTGACAAAGtgtgggcgtcgggccgggctgcCGGTGGGGCTTGGTACCCTGCTCGGTATGGGCTAGGGTCTGGGCTCAAACCCAGCTTGGGTTCGGGCCTAGGCTAGAGTTTCCGACATTGGGTTGTTTTGAACTGATTCTCATTGAACCGTCCCTATATACACTTTACCATATATATAGTCTTAACTCTCACAAAAAAGGTGACAACGTAAGTGGATTATATGAATACAGCTTCACCCAAGAAGAAGACGAAACAACCAAAGAACATCATCGCAACGAGTTTCAAGTTTCCAACTAAATCGTATTACAAAACAATGCAGTTTAAACTTGTTTATATAAATCCATTTATACAAGTTTTCATGGGTGCCAACCTACTTAGTGTAAAAAGAAAGTCACTAATGCACAAAATAAACTGGCAATCTAAAACACTGAAAACAAGTCTTGTACTTCAAAGACCTGTTTGACATGAAAAACGTATATAAAGACCTGTTTGACATGAAAAACGTTGTGTGggagtttcatgaatctattttaaatattagaaattcatggttcatcaaTCCACCCCAATATCTAAGGTAGGTTCATCATAAAACACAATGCTTCTAATGTTAAATGGTTTCTACGATagacaaagacaagaagttGAATAGAGGTTTCGGCTCTCCCAcacagaaaaatatataccaacgAAGCCAAATCCACAAAAAAAGGGGCCGACTTTGTTGAGAGCGGTCAAGGTCTTTAATGGTGGACCCTGCAAAATACTGCATGCCTGCCTGTTGAATAGAAGTTTCGGCTCTGCCCACcggaaaatatatatcaatgacGCCAAATCCACAAAAAAAACAACGAAAAGACCGACTTTGTTGAGAGCCGTCAAGGTCTTTAATGGTGGACCCTGCAAAAGACTGCATGCCTATTGAATAGAAGGTCTCTCCTGTTTTCTCTCGACCCCGTGCTCTTTATATATCGATGTCACAGGCCTCCACTCTCGACGACCAAGCTCATCGGGGCCATTCGGCAACTCTCTCTGTTATCTGGTCTGCTGCCGTTCCAGCGACCGGGGAGGGAGGAAATGGCCGGCGGCGGCAAAGGCGGCCGCTCACTCGAAGAAACGCCCACCTGGGCTGTTGCAGTCGTCTGCTTCCTGCTCGTTCTCGTCTCCATCCTCATTGAGCACTCCATCCACCTCGTAGGACAGGTACAATAGCCCTTTCACTTCATCTCTTTTACTTTGCTTCCTGGTTTCCTGAATCTCGTAGAGCGATTAAGTAGGAATCCTGATTGTCAGAAAGCAGAGGAAAATCTTTATACTTTAAGTTGGCACTTGGCAGTTGATATCTGTTGCCTTTTAGTGCATATTTTAGGCGACCGACGCTGTCAGTCCTTTCTCACTTTTTCCGGCGTCTTAGACCTTCCAAGATTTTGAAATGACCGCTTTCTCGTTCTGATTCcggttgctgctgctgctagttAGATGACTGTAATTTTTCGTGGCCTTGCAGTGGCTAACTAAGAAGCACAAGCGTGCTCTCTGTGAAGCACTGGAGAAGCTTAAATCCGGTGAGTTCTATCTGAGTCTGGTCTTAATGCTAAACATCTATAAAAAAATTTGCGTGCTTAACTCGGAGGAAGCAAATGCTAACTGCACCAGAAACAACCTGTCAAGTGTCAAAGATCACATGATTTTGAATTCTAATGTGTTTTCAATGGCAGAGTTGATGCTGTTGGGGTTCATATCTTTGTTGCTTACGGTGGGACAAGCACCGCTATCGGAAATCTGTATATCAGAACGGCTAGGGAGAACCATGCTTCCTTGTGTCAAGGAGAAGACTTCTGGTAACAAGGAAGGCTTCAAGGGCAGTGACGACGGTGAGGGCAAAGTATACAACGATGAGGTTGTCGGACGGAAACTCTTGTGGAGTGAAGCTCCGGGGGTCGATTTCCGTCGGATCCTTGCCGGAGGAGGCGGCGGTTCGGACAAATGCGCACGCAGGGCAAGATACttgattcttcattttctcgATATGAATTTGCATGTGTGGAAAGAATAACTGATCATGAACCATGTTTGGTGCATTATTTTTCTCAGGGAAAAGTGCCGCTGATCTCGTCAAAGGCAATAAGCCAgcttcattatttcatattcGTCTTGGCTGTTTCTCATGTGATGTACTGCATAGCCACCATGGCTCTAGGCAGAGCAAAGGTACTCCAAGATCCAGACAGCAATTGGAtatgtttcataagaaaaatgtttcccatGAAATTTTCATCTCTTTCCCCTTTTGCTTTGTCAGATGAAAAGATGGAAACTTTGGGAGAAAGAGTGTCAAACCATGGAATACCAACTCTCACATGGTAAGGCTTCTCCCTAGCTAGTTTTAGCAATTGatgtaaattgaaaaaaacgAATTATGTGCTAATATTTATGAAACAGATCCTCAGAGATTCAGATTTGCTAGGGAAACAACGTTTGGGAGAAGGCACTTGCATTTTTGGAGTAGGACACCAGTTCTTATATGGATTGTAAGAATTTATAAACAATTGAActtatatatgtttatttatttttggatGGTTGGATTTTTCATTGGAAGCTTTTTGTTTTTACGGTAGATATGTTCCAATTTCAGGTCTGCTTCTTCAGACAGTTTGTGAGGTCAGTTCCCAAGGTTGACTATCAGACATTGAGACACGGTTTTATTATGGTAATATTCCGGCGGCTTTTTAATAATGTAAAGGaggttaaatgaaaaaaaattgaagcatgcCGTGTCATTTGTTATTTCACTCAAAGTCAGAAGGCTTTTTGTAAAGTAGTCAATTCTTTGCTTATAGGGACTTATAAGGACCACTCGATTACTTATTTGGTCCactaattttattgatttgCATTGGTCAGGCCCACCTTGCTCCTTACAGTACGAAAAGGTTTGATTTTCAGAAATACATCAAACGATCACTTGAAGAAGACTTCAAAGTCGTGGTCGGGATAAGGTATAACATTTTTATTCGTTTATTGCATTATTCACCAAATGTGAAGAGACCGGAAGCATTAATTAATCTTCTCCTATactttttattacttttaatTGCTTGTTCTAACACAGCACACTTTGTTCCTTCTTTCAGCCCAATTATTTGGTTATTTGCAGTCCTATTTCTCCTCTTCTACACTCATGGTAAGTTATGATGGTGCTCTTAATTAAGTATGAATCGTTTGTTAAATAACATAAAATGTAAGTTTCTGACAGAATAATTTATATGTGGatgcaaacacacacacacacacacacacatatatattctcTAACCACAGTGGATTGTATAATGTGCAGGTTGGTACTCCTACTATTGGCTGCCCTTCATCCCTCTCTTTGTAAGAGCCTTGTCTCTCTTGCTTTTATTTGtcaactttttccattttccttctATTAATGGGGAAACCAATTGAAATTCCCTTTGGAATGATCAATTCATGGGATTGAGTTTTCATaggaaaaagcaaataaaactGGGCTTTTGacatgaaaatgacatgatcCAAGAAAGTAATTAGTTCATGTTTCATACATGTTGTCTTGCTTTTTATCTATTGTTACATGTATCCAAGAAAATCGGGCATTTAATATCTTGCATACATTGCCGATATTAATAATTTCATAGTCACATATCAGAGCAATAATTTAGTGCTTTTGGGTCATGCACTTTAGGATCTTCTCATTAAATAACCTCGACCATGTAAGGTAAAACGAGCTAAGACCACAAAAGGTTGAGAtcaatatcctttttttttctccaaacaaACAATCGACAATTGTACAACATTTCTCAAGTACTAACGACAGTTGGTTTCTTTTACcgttatttattttcttttctaacaaaaatgtgttttttgtatAGATAATTCTCTTGGTGGGGACTAAGCTTCAAGTGGTGGTAACAAGGATGGGGCTAGAGATTCAAGGTGACGGCGACGTCATCAAGGGAGTCCCGGTCGTCCGTCCGGCCGATCACCTCTTTTGGTTCAACCGGCCACGTTTGATACTTTATATCATCCATTTTGTTCTCTTCCAGGTCAGGCAAAACTCGCCACCTCCTTATGCATATTAAGCTTTTCCCATTTCAGGTGAAACTTATCTTGATACTTCATCCTTATAATCTTCGGAGTGAAAATAGTGAATAGTCCCGCTTAAGCTTAACGTGGTACTCTTCTTCTTTGATCTCCTCATCGGCCAAATTAATCGCATTTCCTACAACTTTTGAATTGCATTGAGTTCA
This window of the Nymphaea colorata isolate Beijing-Zhang1983 chromosome 2, ASM883128v2, whole genome shotgun sequence genome carries:
- the LOC116248831 gene encoding MLO-like protein 2 isoform X2 is translated as MAGGGKGGRSLEETPTWAVAVVCFLLVLVSILIEHSIHLVGQWLTKKHKRALCEALEKLKSELMLLGFISLLLTVGQAPLSEICISERLGRTMLPCVKEKTSGNKEGFKGSDDGEGKVYNDEVVGRKLLWSEAPGVDFRRILAGGGGGSDKCARRGKVPLISSKAISQLHYFIFVLAVSHVMYCIATMALGRAKMKRWKLWEKECQTMEYQLSHDPQRFRFARETTFGRRHLHFWSRTPVLIWIVCFFRQFVRSVPKVDYQTLRHGFIMAHLAPYSTKRFDFQKYIKRSLEEDFKVVVGISPIIWLFAVLFLLFYTHGWYSYYWLPFIPLFIILLVGTKLQVVVTRMGLEIQGDGDVIKGVPVVRPADHLFWFNRPRLILYIIHFVLFQNAFQLAFFVWAWYEFGLRSCFHENKGDIIIRLSMG
- the LOC116248831 gene encoding MLO-like protein 2 isoform X1; this translates as MAGGGKGGRSLEETPTWAVAVVCFLLVLVSILIEHSIHLVGQWLTKKHKRALCEALEKLKSELMLLGFISLLLTVGQAPLSEICISERLGRTMLPCVKEKTSGNKEGFKGSDDGEGKVYNDEVVGRKLLWSEAPGVDFRRILAGGGGGSDKCARRGKVPLISSKAISQLHYFIFVLAVSHVMYCIATMALGRAKMKRWKLWEKECQTMEYQLSHDPQRFRFARETTFGRRHLHFWSRTPVLIWIVCFFRQFVRSVPKVDYQTLRHGFIMAHLAPYSTKRFDFQKYIKRSLEEDFKVVVGISPIIWLFAVLFLLFYTHGWYSYYWLPFIPLFIILLVGTKLQVVVTRMGLEIQGDGDVIKGVPVVRPADHLFWFNRPRLILYIIHFVLFQNAFQLAFFVWAWYEFGLRSCFHENKGDIIIRLSMGILIQILCSYVTLPLYALVTQMGSNMKPTIFDERVADALRRWHNGARKHIRESRKLPPPSPGSATTLAATPGRGSSDTSPLCPPYLLRHGRSVWDSSGISSSVGKLERQVADRSSASGSNRSTNHGRHDEGSFSHQHRRHDEVEPIPSFRKEMELQKVEQSAAAEQFNEVDHDSKSEFPFEKSDTRTQIGSGGSS